One genomic segment of Mytilus trossulus isolate FHL-02 chromosome 4, PNRI_Mtr1.1.1.hap1, whole genome shotgun sequence includes these proteins:
- the LOC134714855 gene encoding uncharacterized protein RT0683-like, producing the protein MKSRSTYLLLLAAVLILLILYLNSVMNKDQDKVFDKKEIEFSLVAKNSKLPSNLSVFNVKMNLTEKKKLIDIISTFAIFMDSLNLTYLLYGGSLLGAYRHAGIIPWDDDIDVWINSSQSEQFKQEFHKIKEYKLHHQPNSQWKMFSIHGTDIKDESYQWPYIDILLFKENETHIWDSLEQYKDLFVYKKSDVFPLKKCNFENLLLNVPINTETIVTTNYDPNICVTGKFNHKSNQPIRQQRQVIPCKHLSQYYKFGSNC; encoded by the coding sequence ATGAAATCCAGATCTACTTACCTACTCCTGCTAGCTGCTGTGTTGATACTTCTCATTCTCTACTTAAACAGTGTAATGAATAAAGATCAAGACaaagtttttgacaaaaaagaaattgaatttaGTTTAGTTGCTAAAAACTCCAAACTTCCGTCAAACTTGTCTGTTTTCAATGTTAAAATGAACttaacagaaaagaaaaaattgaTAGACATTATATCTACATTTGCTATATTTATGGATTCTTTGAATCTAACATACCTGTTATATGGAGGGAGTTTGTTGGGTGCCTATAGGCATGCAGGAATTATACCCTGGGATGATGATATTGATGTCTGGATTAATAGCTCTCAATCAGAACAGTTTAAACAGGAATTCcataaaataaaggaatataaaCTGCATCATCAACCAAATtctcagtggaaaatgttttcTATACATGGTACAGACATAAAAGATGAATCTTATCAATGGCCATACATTGATATActattatttaaagaaaatgaaacacATATATGGGATTCGTTAGaacaatacaaagatttatttgtttacaaaaagtctgatgtttttccattgaaaaagtgcaattttgaaaatttactaCTAAATGTTCCAATTAACACAGAAACAATTGTGACAACCAATTATGATCCAAACATTTGTGTTACTGGAAAATTCAATCATAAAAGTAACCAGCCAATCAGACAACAACGACAGGTCATACCATGTAAACATTTGtctcaatattataaatttggatcaaactgtTAA
- the LOC134714328 gene encoding uncharacterized protein LOC134714328 has protein sequence MYKVNSLDSFRYSLNRYLKAPPFLKEFDIMKHEAFNESNQVFKTALTELKANGKGATQHFPIISEIDRTKLYSSTFMQTNSPTGLLNKVQFDIRMYFFRRGAENMDKMTKDTFVVKTDPKTKTKYVTKEIDELTKNHRFNDKENVTAIMPEQPDSPSCPVAAFQKYISKLNPNCNRLWQRPLGSFYEDSASWYCNSPVGRDTLAQFMNKLSKLCSLSQVYTNHSIRATGATILTESRYFADAQIMSVTGHKSVSSLAIYQRTSDKAKFQMGQIIDAAMNGRDPEINALPAPNQQLTLPSPVQPFALPTSSRSSTMASTSQVTQMTEFRNQLSGINFNELFSNYDTVPQMPVFHGCYIGSININMNNK, from the coding sequence ATGTATAAAGTAAATTCACTGGATTCATTCCGATACTCTCTAAATAGATATCTAAAggctcccccttttttaaaggaatttgaCATTATGAAACACGAAGCTTTTAATGAATCAAATCAAGTATTTAAAACCGCCCTTACAGAATTAAAAGCCAACGGAAAAGGAGCCACACAGCACTTTCCAATAATATCAGAAATTGACAGGACAAAATTGTACTCTTCAACTTTTATGCAAACAAACTCCCCTACTGGATTATTAAACAAGGTACAATTTGACATACGAATGTACTTCTTTAGACGAGGGGCTGAAAATATGGATAAGATGACAAAAGACACCTTTGTAGTTAAAACAGatccaaaaacaaaaacaaagtacGTGACAAAAGAAATAGACGAACTTACCAAGAATCACCGCTTCAATGACAAGGAAAATGTCACTGCAATTATGCCAGAGCAACCTGATAGTCCGTCCTGTCCAGTGGCAgcttttcaaaaatacatttcaaaattaaatcctAATTGCAACAGGTTATGGCAAAGACCACTGGGATCCTTCTATGAAGATTCTGCTTCTTGGTACTGTAATTCTCCAGTTGGTCGTGACACTTTGGCTCAATTTATGAATAAGTTAAGTAAACTTTGTTCATTATCACAAGTTTACACAAACCATTCAATTCGAGCGACCGGTGCAACAATTCTTACTGAAAGCAGGTACTTTGCTGATGCACAAATCATGTCTGTCACTGGCCACAAAAGTGTGTCGAGTTTGGCAATATATCAAAGAACTTCCGACAAGGCAAAATTTCAAATGGGACAAATAATTGATGCTGCAATGAATGGAAGAGATCCTGAAATAAATGCCTTACCTGCCCCAAATCAACAACTAACATTACCTTCGCCTGTTCAACCGTTCGCACTTCCCACTTCGTCTAGATCCTCAACAATGGCGTCCACTTCACAAGTAACGCAAATGACAGAGTTTAGAAATCAGCTCTCTGGAATAAACTTTAATGAGTTGTTCAGCAACTATGACACTGTTCCACAAATGCCAGTTTTTCATGGTTGTTACATTGGATCCATCAACATTAATAtgaacaacaaataa
- the LOC134714854 gene encoding uncharacterized protein LOC134714854 → MTDILEKRFPAADTVVLSKGDRCKLVVHLFGATVLSWENRGKEILFLSENAVFNNKKAIRGGIPIVFPCFGPWDKGPQHGFARIKRWQVESPPKEEDGNIVCCLSLSDDEETRQMWDYQFKLLYTIQLGVSSLTLKLTIQNTGNKEFDFTTLMHTYFRTGDISHASISGLEQLTYIDKVADGKEEVEKREFVDIPENYDRVYKNCPSEIIVKGVTVKSGDVLIKTQNFPDIVVWNPWADKAKAMADFGDDEYKTMLCVEAGYVSKPVTIGPGSDLHFSQTLSML, encoded by the exons ATGACAGATATACTAGAAAAAAGATTCCCAGCAGCTGACACAGTAGTTCTTTCAAAGGGAGACAGATGCAAGCTAGTAGTGCATTTGTTTG GTGCAACAGTTTTATCCTGGGAAAACCGTGGTAAAGAAATATTGTTTCTAAG tgaaaatgcagttttcaacaacaaaaaagcaaTAAGAGGTGGAATTCCAATTGTCTTTC CTTGCTTTGGCCCATGGGATAAAGGACCACAGCATGGCTTTGCTAGAATTAAAAGATGGCAAGTAGAGAGCCCTCCAAAG GAAGAGGATGGCaatattgtttgttgtttatctttAAGTGATGATGAAGAAACCAGACAAATGTGGGATTATCA atttaaacttttgtatacaATACAGTTAGGAGTATCATCACTGACATTAAAACTTACAATACAAAATACAG gaAATAAAGAATTTGATTTTACTACATTAATGCATACATACTTTAGGACAGGTGATATTTCACATGCATCTATTTCTGGTTTAGAACAACTTACATATATAGACAAG GTAGCTGATGGAAAAGAAGAGGTTGAAAAAAGAGAATTTGTTGATATCCCAGAGAATTATGATAG AGTTTACAAAAATTGTCCAAGTGAAATAATAGTAAAAGGAGTAACAGTAAAATCTGGGGATGTTTTAATCAAAACTCAAAATTTTCCAGACATAG TGGTATGGAATCCTTGGGCAGATAAAGCTAAGGCAATGGCTGATTTTGGAGATGATGAATACAAGACTATGTTATGTGTGGAGGCTGGCTATGTTAGTAAACCTGTTACAATAGGTCCTGGATCAGATCTACACTTTAGTCAAACACTGTCAATGctataa